The Thermotoga caldifontis AZM44c09 genomic interval TCTCTCAGGTTCTGCAGTATCCTTCTCTCTTTCCTTGCTTCCAGATACTGATCTCTCAGTGCGTTCTCGTGCTCCCTGAGTTGGGCGAGCCGTTCGTTCAACGATCGGAGCTGAACCTGAATTGAATCTCTGTAGACAAGCAGTTGTGAGAGTTCGAAGCCTGTTATCCCACGTGAGGATGTTAGATGTATTCTCAAACCGAGTTCTTTCAACTGCTCTTCGTATTTCTTAGCCTCGTCTTCCACCCGTCGCAGTTCACTTCTCAAAGCACTGAGCTGAATTTTGAGTTGCTCTTCCTGTGCGATTTTCATGGAAAGGAGTCTCGCCAGCCTGAATCTGAACATGCTCACACCCGAACTATTATAAAACACAAAGAACGAGTGAGAGGACGACGCCGATCGATTCAGAATAGAAGATGAGTCGGAGTGATAGAATGATTCTCAGGATAGTTCTTGGAGGTGTGACGATGGACCTGGTGGACTTCAAGATGACAAAGGATGG includes:
- the fliJ gene encoding flagellar export protein FliJ, with the protein product MFRFRLARLLSMKIAQEEQLKIQLSALRSELRRVEDEAKKYEEQLKELGLRIHLTSSRGITGFELSQLLVYRDSIQVQLRSLNERLAQLREHENALRDQYLEARKERRILQNLRERRFRTYVFEQDRAHRLYLDELAVRKYASSRQD